In Deinococcus ficus, a single genomic region encodes these proteins:
- a CDS encoding BTAD domain-containing protein, whose translation MPHAAIRGRKFLSPAPSPASELNPVLLRILAGDYGGGLALYRTLAHPGAEDRRWAAMCLMHASQWVDAKVLLLDAVAQGYQEASIELATLYRTLGEVGLAQATIGALPLEALRKRDQALAYRELGLQAYQQGDLGQAATRLQQAWAAAAASRLGTPLITPIAHALGIVCAERGLDDQADSYFDYAQLHAHPTRQVFVQASRAISAAYLGQLDRAVECLAQAPACPADAASPADLQVLYARGITARAARAYAEAAEHLQLLSGRATAAGDIELACYAELWLASVALAQGQFGAAQRHVARAEQLSAAPKTEAMVLLRRGLLAARRGQDGTAALETAARLFSGPGRRREEGWCWLCLCEAHLALGDDVRAEAALAQALQIRYAVNTSSLAIELDSLPLVRQHLERRGADDARCLLQDERRFSRGGQTQIRLQTMGAARILVNGQTLGLNMARTPELLTYFLTHRKFTLPQLQVALFADHPHKRSKSYIHQVRAELQRLVPGLTIPFDPATRTYTLHLEEHLSLTWDVDVLLGALKTEDPAVILEHIALYEGPFLAEATAEWAEFTRTELQQLVLSRCRAQLDRWKAAGQWVPVLSLCEALQRVEFDEVLCADLVTALEHVHGPEMASARLSALAKRWTAEFGEPSPVLTALMAELAPA comes from the coding sequence ATGCCCCACGCGGCCATTCGAGGCAGGAAGTTCCTCTCCCCCGCCCCCTCGCCCGCCTCTGAGCTCAATCCCGTTCTCCTTCGTATTCTCGCCGGCGATTACGGGGGGGGCCTGGCGCTGTACCGCACGCTGGCGCATCCCGGCGCGGAGGACCGCCGCTGGGCGGCCATGTGCCTGATGCACGCCAGCCAGTGGGTGGACGCCAAGGTTCTGCTGCTCGACGCGGTCGCGCAGGGCTACCAGGAGGCCAGTATCGAACTGGCCACGCTGTACCGGACGCTGGGGGAGGTCGGGCTGGCACAGGCGACCATCGGCGCACTGCCTCTTGAGGCACTGCGGAAACGCGACCAGGCACTCGCCTACCGGGAACTGGGGTTGCAGGCCTACCAGCAAGGGGACCTGGGGCAGGCGGCCACCCGGCTGCAGCAGGCGTGGGCGGCGGCGGCGGCCAGCCGGCTGGGCACCCCGCTGATCACGCCCATTGCGCACGCCCTGGGGATCGTGTGTGCCGAGCGCGGCCTGGACGACCAGGCCGACAGCTACTTCGACTACGCGCAGCTGCACGCCCACCCGACCCGGCAGGTGTTCGTGCAGGCGTCCCGCGCGATTTCCGCGGCGTATCTGGGGCAACTGGACCGGGCAGTGGAGTGTCTCGCGCAGGCGCCGGCCTGCCCGGCCGACGCGGCCTCGCCGGCCGACCTGCAGGTGCTGTACGCCCGGGGGATCACGGCCCGCGCGGCGCGGGCCTACGCGGAGGCCGCAGAACACCTGCAACTGCTGAGCGGCCGGGCGACCGCCGCGGGGGACATCGAGCTGGCCTGCTACGCGGAGTTGTGGCTGGCGTCCGTGGCGCTGGCCCAAGGACAGTTCGGGGCCGCGCAGCGGCACGTGGCTCGCGCCGAGCAGCTCAGTGCCGCGCCCAAGACCGAGGCGATGGTGCTGCTGCGCCGCGGCCTGCTGGCCGCCCGGCGGGGACAGGACGGCACGGCGGCACTGGAAACGGCCGCCCGGCTGTTCTCCGGCCCGGGCCGCCGCCGGGAGGAGGGCTGGTGCTGGCTGTGCCTGTGCGAGGCGCACCTGGCCCTGGGAGACGACGTGCGCGCCGAGGCGGCCCTGGCACAGGCGCTGCAGATCCGGTATGCGGTGAACACGTCCTCACTGGCGATCGAGCTCGACAGCCTGCCGCTGGTGCGCCAGCACCTGGAACGCCGGGGCGCGGACGATGCCCGCTGCCTGCTGCAGGACGAACGCCGGTTCAGCCGGGGCGGACAGACGCAGATCCGGTTGCAGACCATGGGTGCCGCCCGCATCCTCGTCAACGGACAGACGCTGGGCCTGAACATGGCCCGGACGCCGGAGCTGCTCACGTACTTCCTGACCCACCGCAAGTTCACGCTGCCGCAGCTGCAGGTCGCGCTGTTCGCCGACCATCCGCACAAGCGCTCCAAGAGTTACATCCATCAGGTCCGCGCCGAGCTGCAACGCCTGGTTCCCGGGCTGACGATCCCGTTCGATCCGGCGACCCGGACGTACACCCTGCACCTTGAGGAGCACCTGAGCCTCACCTGGGATGTGGACGTGCTGCTGGGCGCGCTGAAGACCGAGGACCCCGCCGTCATCCTGGAACACATCGCCCTGTATGAGGGTCCGTTCCTCGCGGAGGCCACGGCCGAGTGGGCGGAGTTCACGCGCACGGAGTTGCAGCAACTGGTGCTCTCCCGCTGCCGCGCCCAATTGGACCGCTGGAAGGCCGCCGGGCAATGGGTGCCGGTGCTGTCGCTGTGTGAGGCCCTGCAGCGCGTCGAGTTCGATGAGGTGCTCTGCGCGGATCTCGTCACGGCCCTCGAACACGTGCACGGGCCCGAGATGGCCAGCGCGCGGCTGAGTGCGCTGGCCAAGCGCTGGACGGCAGAGTTTGGCGAACCGTCCCCAGTCCTGACGGCGTTGATGGCAGAGCTCGCTCCTGCGTAA